The Mesorhizobium sp. M1D.F.Ca.ET.043.01.1.1 genome contains a region encoding:
- a CDS encoding Crp/Fnr family transcriptional regulator, with protein sequence MAVKLDAERADVPATCGSCEARRGGLCGALDTGQLAELAKASSRHEVLAGTELSDDETYSNVLSGVVKLTRNLSDGRQQIVGFHFAPDFLGRPFEAKWPIKAEALTKVALCSFPGTLIERMTNDAPELGHRLLEHALNELDEARDWMAALGRKTASEKVASFLLMVARNIDRANHPAGPTSFDLPLTRADIADFLGLTIETVSRELSRLRSEGAIQIVNKRHVSLASPSELKERCGD encoded by the coding sequence ATGGCCGTCAAACTGGATGCCGAACGGGCCGACGTTCCCGCGACTTGCGGATCCTGCGAGGCGCGGCGAGGCGGATTGTGCGGCGCCCTCGACACCGGCCAACTCGCCGAGCTGGCGAAGGCCTCGTCAAGGCATGAGGTTCTGGCGGGGACGGAACTGTCCGACGATGAAACCTACTCGAACGTGCTGTCCGGCGTTGTCAAGCTGACGAGAAACCTGTCGGACGGTCGTCAGCAGATTGTCGGCTTCCATTTCGCGCCCGACTTTCTGGGCCGGCCATTCGAGGCAAAATGGCCGATCAAGGCCGAAGCCTTGACGAAGGTGGCGCTCTGCTCGTTTCCAGGCACACTCATCGAGCGAATGACGAACGATGCCCCGGAGCTTGGCCACAGGCTGCTCGAGCACGCGCTGAACGAGCTCGACGAGGCGCGCGACTGGATGGCGGCGCTGGGCCGCAAGACTGCGTCCGAAAAAGTCGCAAGCTTCCTTCTCATGGTCGCCAGAAACATCGATCGTGCCAACCATCCGGCTGGCCCGACGAGCTTCGACCTGCCGCTCACGCGCGCCGATATCGCGGATTTTCTTGGGCTGACCATCGAGACGGTTAGCCGCGAATTGTCCAGGCTGCGATCGGAGGGCGCAATCCAGATTGTCAACAAGCGGCATGTCAGCCTGGCAAGCCCGAGTGAGCTCAAGGAACGTTGCGGGGACTGA
- the ccoG gene encoding cytochrome c oxidase accessory protein CcoG — protein MLDQTQVERLEAEAVNSAKTRQPLYAARKKIFPKRASGRFRQFKWLVMAITLGIYYLTPWLRWDRGAFAPDQAVLLDLANRRFYCFFVEIWPQEFYYVAGLLMMAGVGLFLITSTVGRAWCGYACPQTVWVDLFLVVERAIEGDRNARIKLDAAPWNARKLFLRVSKHAIWIAIAVATGGAWIFYFADAPTLLGEVVTGAAAPVAYVTILVLTGTTYVFGGLMREQVCTYMCPWPRIQAAMLDENSLTVTYNDWRGEPRSRHAKKATATGQSVGDCVDCNACVAVCPMGIDIRDGQQLECITCALCIDACDSVMDKLGRERGLISYATLADYNANMAVATSGGTSPVDPARVRTASGNFVDGLAHFHLGKIFRLRTYIYLGVWSAIGLVLVYSLLTRERLELNVLHDRNPQFVTLSDGSIRNGYTVKLLNMIPEPRTIEVRLEGLDGGEMSVVGIDQPPSRSFPISVEPDRLKTLKVFVRQPAAQIKKPIQSFEFRIADQAGSESAAYTASFNAPENGK, from the coding sequence GTGCTGGATCAAACGCAGGTAGAACGGCTTGAGGCCGAGGCGGTCAACTCCGCCAAGACGCGACAGCCGCTCTACGCGGCGCGCAAGAAGATCTTTCCCAAGCGTGCCTCGGGCCGTTTCCGCCAGTTCAAATGGCTGGTGATGGCGATCACGCTCGGCATCTATTATCTCACGCCCTGGCTGCGCTGGGACCGCGGAGCCTTCGCACCCGACCAGGCTGTGCTCCTCGATCTGGCGAACCGGCGCTTCTATTGCTTCTTCGTCGAGATCTGGCCGCAGGAATTCTACTACGTTGCCGGCCTTCTCATGATGGCGGGCGTCGGTCTATTCCTGATCACATCGACGGTCGGGCGAGCCTGGTGCGGTTATGCCTGCCCACAAACCGTCTGGGTCGACCTCTTCCTTGTCGTGGAACGCGCGATCGAAGGCGACCGCAATGCCCGCATCAAGCTCGACGCCGCTCCCTGGAACGCTCGCAAGCTGTTCTTGCGCGTATCCAAGCATGCCATCTGGATCGCCATCGCGGTTGCCACGGGCGGCGCCTGGATCTTCTATTTCGCCGATGCGCCGACGTTGCTCGGCGAAGTCGTCACCGGCGCGGCGGCGCCCGTCGCCTATGTCACGATCCTTGTCCTGACCGGCACCACCTATGTTTTCGGCGGACTGATGCGCGAGCAGGTCTGCACTTACATGTGCCCGTGGCCGCGCATCCAGGCCGCCATGCTCGACGAGAATTCGTTGACGGTGACGTATAACGACTGGCGCGGCGAACCGCGGTCACGGCATGCCAAGAAGGCCACGGCCACCGGGCAATCGGTCGGCGACTGCGTCGACTGCAACGCCTGCGTCGCCGTCTGCCCGATGGGGATCGATATCCGCGACGGCCAGCAGCTGGAATGCATCACCTGCGCGCTGTGCATCGACGCCTGCGACAGCGTCATGGACAAGCTCGGCCGCGAACGCGGGCTGATCTCCTATGCAACGCTGGCCGACTACAACGCCAACATGGCGGTGGCGACTTCGGGCGGCACCAGCCCGGTCGATCCGGCGCGCGTGAGAACGGCGAGCGGCAACTTCGTCGATGGCCTGGCACATTTCCACCTGGGCAAGATCTTCCGGCTGCGGACCTACATCTATCTCGGCGTATGGTCGGCGATCGGACTGGTGCTCGTCTATTCGCTGCTGACGCGCGAGAGGCTGGAGCTGAATGTCCTGCATGACAGAAATCCGCAATTCGTGACGCTTTCGGACGGCTCGATCCGCAACGGCTACACCGTCAAGCTGCTCAACATGATCCCCGAGCCGAGGACGATCGAGGTGAGGCTGGAGGGTCTCGACGGCGGTGAGATGAGCGTCGTCGGCATCGACCAGCCTCCGAGCCGCTCGTTTCCCATTTCGGTCGAACCTGACCGGCTGAAGACGCTGAAGGTCTTCGTCCGGCAGCCCGCGGCCCAGATCAAGAAGCCGATTCAAAGCTTCGAATTCCGCATCGCCGACCAGGCGGGTTCCGAATCCGCCGCCTACACCGCCAGTTTCAACGCGCCGGAGAACGGCAAATGA
- the ccoO gene encoding cytochrome-c oxidase, cbb3-type subunit II, with amino-acid sequence MGLMDKHALIERNATLLLVGSLLVVTVGGIVEIAPLFYVDNTIEKVEGMRPYSPLELAGRNIYVREGCYLCHSQMIRPFRDEVERYGHYSLAAESMYDHPFQWGSKRTGPDLARVGDRYSNSWHVQHLTDPRSVVPETIMPSYAFLKDTPIEVKDFSTHLVANRRVSVPYSDDMIANANADLMAQADPNADTSGLEKRYPKAKVGDFDGNPQQVTEMDALVAYLQMLGTLVDFKNYDEAAGYR; translated from the coding sequence ATGGGTTTGATGGATAAACACGCGCTCATCGAGAGGAACGCCACGCTGCTGCTCGTCGGGTCGCTGCTGGTCGTGACAGTCGGCGGCATCGTCGAGATCGCGCCGCTCTTCTATGTCGACAACACGATCGAGAAGGTCGAGGGCATGCGCCCCTACTCGCCGCTGGAGCTCGCCGGGCGCAACATCTATGTGCGCGAGGGATGCTATCTCTGCCACAGTCAGATGATCAGGCCGTTCCGCGACGAGGTGGAACGCTATGGCCACTACAGCCTGGCGGCCGAGTCGATGTACGACCATCCGTTCCAATGGGGATCCAAGCGCACAGGCCCCGATCTCGCCCGCGTCGGCGACCGCTACTCCAACAGCTGGCACGTCCAGCATCTTACCGACCCGCGTTCCGTCGTGCCGGAAACCATCATGCCGAGCTATGCCTTCCTGAAGGACACGCCGATCGAGGTGAAGGACTTCTCGACGCACCTCGTCGCCAACCGACGTGTCAGCGTCCCTTACTCCGATGACATGATCGCCAATGCCAACGCCGATCTGATGGCGCAGGCCGACCCCAATGCCGACACGTCTGGCCTGGAAAAGCGCTATCCGAAGGCCAAAGTCGGCGACTTCGACGGCAATCCGCAACAAGTCACCGAGATGGATGCCCTCGTGGCCTATCTCCAGATGCTCGGCACGCTGGTCGATTTCAAGAACTACGACGAAGCCGCCGGCTATCGCTGA
- the hemN gene encoding oxygen-independent coproporphyrinogen III oxidase encodes MSNATATIRETRPTPSAGLGDSVPRYTSYPTAPHFHPGVDAVTVRGWIDALEGDDEISLYLHIPYCDRLCWFCACHTKQTRHYAPVAAFLRSLHGEIETVGGLLSGRGRVRAIHFGGGSPTMLKPDDILLLGKALRDRFDVLDNASLSVEIDPNDMDEGRLDAFAAIGMTRASLGVQDFDPKVQKAINREQSFALTKSIVDAVRARGVASVNLDLLYGLPHQTCESVAATVGQALTLAPDRLAIFGYAHVPWFKKHQTMIDEAWLPDSTARLAQSQLAARTIVGAGYEALGLDHFAKPQDALAVAARAGKIRRNFQGYTEDQCETLIGLGPSSISRYRQGYAQNIVATGEYERAVNSGKLAIARGIEFSVDDQARGWVIERLMCNFAFSAIELVERFGNVGQRILCEASRLAIGDAGRLLRLEAENFVVPEASRPLVRTVAAKFDKYLRSGTARHSAAV; translated from the coding sequence ATGAGCAACGCAACCGCCACCATCCGCGAAACGCGCCCAACGCCCAGCGCAGGCCTTGGCGATAGCGTGCCTCGCTATACGAGCTATCCGACGGCGCCGCACTTTCACCCGGGCGTCGACGCGGTAACGGTTCGCGGTTGGATCGATGCGTTGGAGGGCGATGACGAGATATCGCTGTACCTGCACATCCCCTATTGCGACAGGCTGTGCTGGTTCTGCGCCTGCCACACCAAGCAGACCCGGCACTATGCGCCCGTGGCCGCCTTCCTGCGCTCGCTGCACGGGGAAATCGAAACGGTCGGCGGGCTGCTGAGCGGCCGGGGCAGGGTCCGCGCCATTCATTTCGGCGGCGGTTCCCCGACAATGCTGAAGCCCGACGACATCCTCTTGCTTGGAAAAGCGTTGCGGGATCGATTCGACGTCCTCGACAATGCCAGTCTCAGCGTCGAAATCGACCCCAACGACATGGACGAGGGCCGGCTCGATGCCTTCGCCGCGATCGGCATGACGAGAGCGAGCCTCGGCGTCCAGGACTTCGATCCCAAGGTTCAGAAGGCGATCAATCGCGAGCAGAGTTTCGCGCTGACCAAAAGCATCGTCGATGCGGTGCGCGCGCGGGGCGTCGCTTCCGTCAACCTGGACCTCCTCTATGGCTTGCCGCATCAGACCTGCGAGAGCGTTGCGGCGACTGTCGGCCAGGCGCTGACGCTGGCGCCGGACAGGCTTGCGATTTTTGGCTATGCGCATGTGCCATGGTTCAAGAAGCACCAAACGATGATCGATGAGGCCTGGCTGCCCGACTCCACCGCACGCCTGGCGCAATCGCAGCTTGCCGCGCGAACGATTGTCGGCGCCGGCTATGAGGCCTTGGGCTTGGATCATTTCGCAAAGCCGCAGGATGCCCTGGCGGTCGCTGCGCGAGCTGGCAAGATCCGCCGCAATTTCCAGGGCTACACCGAGGACCAGTGCGAGACCTTGATCGGTCTTGGTCCTTCCTCGATCAGCCGGTACCGCCAGGGCTACGCCCAGAACATCGTTGCCACCGGCGAGTATGAGCGGGCCGTCAATTCCGGAAAGCTGGCGATAGCGCGCGGCATCGAGTTCAGTGTTGACGATCAGGCGCGGGGCTGGGTCATCGAGCGTCTGATGTGCAACTTCGCGTTCTCGGCGATAGAGCTTGTCGAACGTTTTGGGAATGTCGGCCAAAGGATACTCTGCGAGGCGAGCCGGCTCGCAATCGGCGATGCTGGCCGGCTTCTGCGGCTCGAAGCCGAAAACTTCGTCGTGCCGGAGGCAAGCCGCCCGCTGGTCAGGACGGTGGCGGCGAAATTCGACAAATACCTCAGGAGCGGAACCGCCAGGCATTCGGCAGCGGTCTGA
- a CDS encoding cation-translocating P-type ATPase — translation MSCCAPGAEMALEVAATVSATPSSDEIKLASRSLGGDLHQTELSVPMVHCGACIQAIEAALGKVENVEAARVNLSTKRVSIRWHGDSVPPFFAVLGRMGYQAHLFDPEIHEKDKTLSELIRAVAVAGFAAGNIMLLSVSVWSGAEGPTRDLFHWLSALIAIPALAFAGGIYFRSAANALRHGRMNMDVPIAVGVSLAYAMSLYETVNHGEHAYFDASVSLLFFLLIGRTLDHVMRERARTAVNGLSRLAARGAVVLRDDGTREYVPVAELMPRMRLLIAAGERIPVDGDITSGNSDLDCSIVSGESAPKAVSAGTYVQAGILNLTGPLTMRATAAAKDSFLAEMVRLMEAAEGGRSHYRRIADRVSALYAPVVHLAAFVTFLGWMVASGDWHRAMTIAIAVLIITCPCALGLAVPIVQVVAARRLFEAGVMVKDGSAMERLAAIDTAVFDKTGTLTMGQPRLINASEIDPTMLAMAADMAAHSRHPFSKAIAAYAGFAGEPKLDSVREEPGFGIEAIAGNDIWRLGRRGWAGWKARTGGEGKIGGYGGTVLSKNGSIVGCFAFEDAPRSDARAAIWQLKDAGVSVDMLSGDTEKACSEVAGTLGIENFVPAVLPSGKVEWIESLTRAGHKVLMVGDGLNDTPALRAAHVSIAPASAADIGRKAADFVFLRESLLAVPLAMEMSRKAGRLIRQNIAIAIVYNAFAVPIAILGHVTPLIAAVAMSASSLIVIANAMRLQATANAIPEVTPTRRRSDVVGVARP, via the coding sequence ATGAGCTGCTGCGCGCCGGGTGCCGAAATGGCGTTGGAGGTCGCCGCCACGGTGTCCGCTACGCCGTCGAGCGACGAGATCAAGCTCGCCAGCCGCAGCCTGGGCGGCGACCTTCACCAGACCGAGTTGTCGGTGCCGATGGTTCATTGCGGCGCCTGCATTCAGGCGATCGAGGCTGCGCTCGGCAAGGTCGAGAACGTTGAAGCCGCTCGCGTCAACCTGTCGACGAAGCGCGTGTCGATTCGCTGGCACGGAGACAGCGTCCCGCCATTCTTTGCCGTGCTCGGTCGGATGGGCTACCAGGCGCATCTGTTCGACCCGGAAATTCACGAGAAGGACAAGACGCTTTCGGAGTTGATCCGCGCCGTCGCTGTGGCAGGCTTCGCGGCCGGCAACATCATGCTGCTGTCGGTGTCGGTCTGGTCGGGCGCCGAAGGTCCGACGCGGGATCTGTTTCATTGGCTGTCCGCGCTGATCGCCATTCCGGCTCTCGCCTTTGCCGGCGGCATCTATTTCCGCTCCGCGGCGAACGCATTGCGCCATGGCCGGATGAACATGGATGTGCCGATCGCGGTGGGCGTCTCCCTGGCTTACGCGATGAGCCTCTATGAGACCGTCAATCACGGTGAGCATGCCTATTTCGATGCCTCGGTATCGCTGCTCTTCTTCCTGCTGATCGGCCGCACGCTGGACCATGTCATGCGCGAGCGGGCCCGGACAGCCGTCAACGGCCTTTCGCGACTTGCGGCGCGTGGGGCGGTGGTCCTGCGGGACGACGGCACGCGCGAATACGTGCCCGTCGCCGAACTCATGCCGAGAATGCGCCTGCTCATCGCGGCCGGAGAACGGATACCGGTCGACGGCGACATAACCAGCGGGAATTCCGACCTCGACTGCTCGATCGTCTCCGGCGAGAGCGCGCCCAAGGCTGTGAGCGCCGGGACATACGTCCAGGCCGGCATACTCAACCTCACGGGTCCGCTGACGATGCGGGCAACCGCCGCCGCGAAGGACTCTTTCCTGGCGGAAATGGTTCGCCTGATGGAAGCCGCGGAAGGCGGCCGCTCGCATTATCGGCGAATCGCCGACCGCGTATCGGCGCTCTACGCGCCCGTGGTCCACCTGGCGGCCTTTGTGACATTTCTCGGCTGGATGGTCGCGTCCGGCGATTGGCACCGGGCTATGACCATCGCCATCGCCGTGCTCATCATCACATGTCCCTGCGCGCTCGGCCTCGCTGTGCCGATCGTCCAGGTGGTGGCGGCCCGGCGCCTGTTCGAAGCCGGCGTCATGGTCAAGGACGGCTCGGCGATGGAGCGCCTCGCGGCGATCGACACGGCTGTGTTCGACAAGACTGGAACGCTGACCATGGGGCAGCCGAGGCTCATCAACGCGTCCGAGATCGATCCGACCATGCTCGCGATGGCCGCTGACATGGCAGCCCATTCGCGGCACCCGTTTTCAAAGGCCATTGCCGCCTATGCGGGCTTTGCCGGTGAGCCCAAGCTCGACTCCGTGCGCGAAGAACCCGGCTTCGGCATCGAAGCGATCGCCGGGAATGACATTTGGCGCCTGGGCCGGCGCGGTTGGGCCGGGTGGAAGGCTCGCACCGGCGGCGAAGGCAAGATCGGCGGCTATGGCGGCACGGTGCTTTCGAAGAATGGGAGCATCGTCGGATGCTTCGCCTTCGAGGACGCGCCCCGATCGGACGCCAGGGCGGCTATCTGGCAATTGAAGGACGCCGGCGTGTCGGTCGATATGTTGTCCGGCGATACTGAGAAGGCTTGCAGTGAAGTTGCCGGTACATTGGGGATCGAGAATTTCGTGCCGGCGGTGCTGCCCTCGGGCAAGGTTGAGTGGATCGAATCGCTGACGCGTGCGGGACACAAGGTGCTGATGGTGGGCGACGGTCTCAACGACACGCCGGCGCTGCGCGCGGCGCATGTCTCGATCGCTCCGGCAAGCGCGGCCGACATTGGCCGCAAGGCCGCGGACTTCGTCTTCCTGCGCGAAAGCCTCCTCGCGGTCCCTCTTGCCATGGAAATGTCGCGCAAGGCCGGCCGGCTCATTCGCCAGAACATCGCCATCGCGATCGTCTACAACGCTTTTGCCGTTCCGATCGCCATCCTCGGACATGTGACCCCGCTCATCGCCGCGGTCGCCATGTCCGCTTCATCGTTGATCGTGATCGCAAATGCGATGCGCCTGCAGGCCACGGCGAATGCGATTCCCGAGGTAACTCCGACCAGGCGCCGTTCCGATGTGGTGGGAGTGGCCCGCCCATGA
- the ccoS gene encoding cbb3-type cytochrome oxidase assembly protein CcoS, which yields MTTLVYLIPVALFLGALGLSGFLWALRSGQYEDLDGAAERILIDQDDTGKDIGRRK from the coding sequence ATGACCACGCTCGTCTATCTCATTCCCGTCGCCCTGTTCCTGGGAGCGCTCGGCCTGTCGGGCTTCCTTTGGGCGCTGCGCAGCGGCCAATACGAGGATCTCGATGGAGCCGCCGAGCGGATACTGATCGATCAGGACGACACCGGGAAGGATATCGGGCGCCGAAAATGA
- the ccoN gene encoding cytochrome-c oxidase, cbb3-type subunit I, whose translation MRFGTEIVLLSLFAFAALVAAGFGADEPFRQHMWVLFFAVAGFTAILLRNTDFKPAAPIDPTAYMDGPVRYGAIATVFWGVVGMLVGVIIALQLAYPDLNIGPWLNFGRLRPVHTSGVVFAFGGNALLCTSLYVVQRTCRARLFGGNLAWFVFWGYQLFIVMAATGYLLGITESREYAEPEWYVDLWLTIVWVAYLILFLGTILKRKEPHIYVANWFYLSFIVTIAMLHVVNNLSMPTSLLGSKSYSAFSGVQDALTQWWYGHNAVGFFLTAGFLGMMYYFVPKQVNRPVYSYRLSIIHFWALIFLYIWAGPHHLHYTALPDWAQTLGMVFSVMLWMPSWGGMINGLMTLSGAWDKIRTDPIVRMMVAAIAFYGMSTFEGPMMSIKTVNSLSHYTDWTIGHVHSGALGWVGLITFGAIYYMVPKLWNRQRLYSLRLVTWHFWLATLGIVVYAAVMWVSGIMQGLMWREYDEQGFLVYSFAETVAAMHPYYIMRAAGGAMYLAGMLIMAFNVAMTILGYQREEESSPAAPAFQPAE comes from the coding sequence ATGAGATTTGGCACGGAGATCGTCCTTCTAAGCCTGTTTGCCTTTGCCGCCCTCGTGGCGGCCGGCTTCGGCGCAGATGAACCTTTTCGCCAGCATATGTGGGTTTTGTTCTTCGCCGTGGCCGGCTTCACCGCGATCCTGCTGCGCAACACGGATTTCAAGCCGGCAGCGCCGATAGACCCCACCGCCTACATGGATGGCCCGGTCCGCTACGGAGCCATCGCCACGGTATTCTGGGGCGTCGTCGGCATGCTGGTTGGCGTTATCATCGCTCTCCAGCTCGCCTACCCCGACCTCAATATCGGGCCCTGGCTCAATTTCGGCCGGCTGCGGCCTGTCCATACCTCCGGCGTCGTCTTTGCCTTTGGCGGCAACGCCCTGCTTTGCACATCCCTGTACGTCGTCCAGCGCACATGCAGGGCGCGGCTTTTTGGCGGCAATCTCGCCTGGTTCGTGTTCTGGGGATATCAGCTTTTCATCGTCATGGCCGCGACAGGCTATCTGCTGGGCATCACCGAGAGCCGCGAATATGCCGAGCCGGAATGGTATGTCGACCTCTGGCTGACGATCGTCTGGGTCGCCTATCTGATCCTCTTCCTCGGCACCATCCTGAAGCGCAAGGAACCGCACATCTACGTCGCCAACTGGTTCTACCTGTCCTTCATCGTGACCATTGCGATGCTGCACGTGGTCAACAACCTGTCGATGCCCACGTCATTGCTCGGCTCGAAAAGCTACTCCGCCTTCTCAGGCGTTCAGGATGCGCTGACGCAGTGGTGGTACGGGCACAATGCCGTGGGCTTCTTCCTGACGGCCGGCTTCCTCGGCATGATGTACTATTTCGTGCCGAAACAGGTGAACCGCCCGGTCTACTCCTACCGCCTTTCAATCATCCACTTCTGGGCCCTCATCTTCCTCTACATCTGGGCGGGGCCGCATCACCTTCACTACACCGCCCTGCCCGACTGGGCACAAACGCTCGGCATGGTGTTCTCGGTGATGCTGTGGATGCCTTCCTGGGGCGGCATGATCAACGGCCTCATGACGCTTTCGGGTGCCTGGGACAAGATCCGCACGGATCCGATCGTCCGGATGATGGTCGCCGCCATCGCCTTCTACGGCATGTCAACCTTCGAAGGCCCCATGATGTCGATCAAAACCGTCAACTCGCTGTCCCACTACACGGACTGGACCATCGGCCATGTCCATTCGGGCGCGCTCGGCTGGGTCGGCCTGATCACCTTCGGCGCGATCTACTACATGGTGCCGAAGCTTTGGAACCGTCAACGGCTCTATTCGCTGCGGCTCGTCACCTGGCACTTCTGGCTGGCAACCCTCGGCATCGTCGTCTACGCGGCGGTGATGTGGGTCTCGGGCATCATGCAGGGGCTCATGTGGCGCGAGTACGACGAGCAGGGATTCCTCGTCTACTCCTTCGCCGAAACCGTCGCCGCCATGCATCCCTACTACATCATGCGCGCCGCGGGCGGCGCCATGTACCTCGCCGGCATGCTGATCATGGCCTTCAATGTCGCCATGACCATTCTCGGCTACCAGCGCGAGGAAGAGTCCTCGCCGGCCGCGCCCGCGTTCCAGCCCGCCGAATAA
- a CDS encoding FixH family protein — translation MSTDTQKPREFTGRHMLISILAFFAVVIGVNVTMATLARRSWTGLVVENTYVASQQFNEEARKGRAQAALGWTGKLIIASGVVHYSLVDSQGKPVPLDGVRMLFRHPAYEAEDEAVTLAAAVDASPGNTQEFAARHTPKDGVWIVEIDADAGLTLPFRDVRRIMIAKGTLQ, via the coding sequence ATGAGCACCGATACGCAAAAGCCGCGCGAGTTCACCGGCAGGCACATGCTGATCTCCATCCTCGCCTTCTTCGCGGTGGTGATCGGGGTCAACGTCACCATGGCCACGCTCGCGCGCAGGAGTTGGACCGGCCTCGTCGTCGAGAACACCTATGTTGCCAGCCAGCAGTTCAACGAAGAAGCAAGGAAAGGAAGGGCGCAGGCGGCCCTCGGCTGGACGGGCAAGCTGATCATCGCCTCCGGTGTGGTCCATTACAGCCTTGTCGACAGCCAGGGCAAACCGGTGCCGCTGGACGGCGTCAGAATGCTGTTCCGCCACCCGGCCTACGAGGCCGAGGATGAAGCGGTGACGCTCGCCGCGGCCGTCGACGCCTCTCCCGGCAATACGCAGGAGTTTGCCGCCCGGCACACACCGAAGGACGGCGTATGGATCGTGGAGATCGATGCCGATGCCGGACTGACGCTGCCGTTCCGCGATGTTCGTCGCATCATGATCGCGAAGGGAACCCTGCAATGA
- a CDS encoding cbb3-type cytochrome c oxidase subunit 3, producing the protein MDYNLMREFADSWGLLAMALFFVGCVAFAFRPGGRAHADQAAQIPLKDD; encoded by the coding sequence ATGGACTACAACCTGATGCGCGAGTTCGCGGACAGCTGGGGGCTGCTTGCCATGGCCCTGTTCTTCGTCGGCTGCGTGGCCTTCGCGTTTCGCCCTGGCGGCAGGGCGCATGCCGACCAGGCTGCACAGATCCCACTCAAGGACGATTGA
- the ccoP gene encoding cytochrome-c oxidase, cbb3-type subunit III has product MSNEHIDEISGVTTTGHEWDGIKELNNPLPRWWVITFYVTIAWALAYTIAYPAWPLLSSATSGVLGFSSRNDVKNELAAAEAARAKYVAAIQSKSVSEIAGDDALREFAVAAGGAAFKVNCVQCHGSGALGSKGFPNLNDDDWLWGGKTEEIHQTITHGIRFAADADTRQSEMTAFVDVLKPEQIAQVSAYVASLSGPVQDKSLIEPGAKVFADNCAACHGESAKGNRELGGPDLTDAIWLYGSGEAAIAAQVRGPKNGVMPAWGGRLGETTVKELAVYVHSLGGGE; this is encoded by the coding sequence ATGAGCAACGAGCATATCGACGAAATCTCGGGCGTCACGACGACCGGCCATGAATGGGATGGGATCAAGGAGCTCAACAACCCCCTGCCGCGCTGGTGGGTGATCACCTTCTACGTCACCATAGCATGGGCGCTCGCCTACACGATCGCCTACCCTGCCTGGCCGCTGCTGAGCTCGGCCACCAGCGGCGTCCTGGGCTTTTCCAGTCGCAACGACGTCAAGAACGAACTGGCTGCCGCGGAAGCCGCCAGGGCCAAGTATGTCGCCGCCATACAGTCCAAGAGCGTTTCCGAAATCGCCGGCGACGACGCGCTGCGCGAGTTTGCCGTCGCGGCCGGCGGCGCGGCATTCAAGGTCAACTGCGTGCAATGCCACGGATCCGGTGCGCTTGGGTCGAAAGGATTCCCCAACCTCAACGATGACGATTGGCTCTGGGGAGGAAAGACGGAGGAGATTCACCAGACCATCACCCACGGAATTCGTTTTGCCGCGGATGCCGATACCCGCCAGTCGGAGATGACTGCTTTCGTCGACGTGCTTAAGCCGGAGCAGATCGCCCAGGTCAGCGCCTATGTGGCGAGCCTTTCCGGACCGGTGCAAGACAAAAGCCTGATCGAGCCCGGCGCCAAGGTCTTTGCGGACAATTGCGCCGCCTGCCATGGCGAGAGCGCAAAGGGCAACAGGGAACTTGGAGGTCCCGACTTGACCGACGCGATCTGGCTCTACGGCTCCGGCGAGGCGGCAATCGCCGCACAGGTACGTGGCCCGAAGAACGGGGTGATGCCCGCCTGGGGCGGCCGCCTCGGCGAGACGACGGTCAAGGAGCTGGCTGTCTATGTCCATTCGCTTGGCGGCGGAGAATAG